Below is a genomic region from bacterium.
TCGCATCCCCGATAGCAGGGTTTTTAGCCTTCCCTGGGTGCGCCTGCACGGGCTAAAGGACTATTACGACATGCTGTCCAACGCCCTGAAATTCCCGGAGATCAAAGTATCATTCAACCTGGTTCCCGGCCTGCTGGAACAGCTGCAGGATTACACCGAGGGGCGGGCCACCGACCAGCATTTTATGGTTTCCCAAAAACAGCCTTCGGACCTTAGCGAAGATGAACGCTGTTTCATCCTCAAGGACTTTTTCATGGCCCACTGGCCCCACATGGTGGAGCCTTATCCCCGGTATCTGGCCCTGCTGGAGAAAAGAGGGAGGCATTTTCATCCTTCGGCCCTGCCCAAGATCAGCCAAACCTTCAGCGATCAGGAACTGCTGGACCTGATGGTCTGGTTCAATCTTTGCTGGATAGATCCCCTGCATTTTATGCAAAGGCCGGAACTGGCCAATCTTAAAGCCAAGGGCAAGAACTTTACAATGGAAGACAAGGATCGTCTTTTAGATCAGCAAATGGACATTTTAAGGTCCATCGTCCCGGCCTACAAAAAGGCCTGGGACCAGAAATCCATCGAGATCGCCACCTCGCCGTTCTATCACCCCATTTTACCCTTGCTGTGCGACACCCAAACCGCCCGGGAATGCATGCCGGGGGCGCCCCTGCCGCAAAGGTTCAGTTATCCCGGGGATGCCCAGGCCCAGATAATAAACGGGCTGGATTACATGGAAAAATTGTTCGGACGGCGGCCCAGCGGGATGTGGCCTTCCGAAGGCAGCGTCAGCGAAAAGACCGTGGAGCTGATCCGGCAGGCCGGGGTAAAATGGATGGCCAGTGATGAGAAGATATGGGAGCAAAGCCTGGGCAAGGCCGGCCGCAACCGGGAGGATCCCGGCGAAGCAGGTCAGTTCTACCGCTCGCATATTTGGGATAAGGCAGAAAATCCACGACTGTTCTTCCGCGACCAGCAGCTTTCCGACCTGATAGGCTTTGCCTATTACGGATGGGACGGCCAGGCGGCGGCCCGGGACCTGGTGGGACGGCTGGAGAGGAAAGCGGATGCCTTGGGCAGCCAGGCGGCGGCCCACATCGTTCCGGTGATATTGGACGGCGAGAATGCCTGGGAGGCTTTTCCCCAGGACGGGCAGATATTTCTGGATCAGTTGTACCAGCAATTGGCCCAAAGCCCCAAGCTTAACTGCTGCACCTTCAGCCAGTATCTGGAGCAGGGCCCGGAACCGGGCAAAATGAGCAGGATATTCCCCGGCTCCTGGATCAACCACGACTTCTCCATCTGGATAGGCCAGGAGGAGGACAACCGGGCCTGGAACCTGCTGCTGGCGGCCCGCCAGGCCATAGACCGCCAGAAGGATTCCATAGCACCGGCTGTTATGCCGGAGATCACAAAAGAACTGCAGATAGCCGAGGGCAGCGACTGGTGCTGGTGGTACGGGGGGAATTTCTCCAGCGAGAACCTGGAGGATTTTGACAGTCTGTTCCGCAGCCACCTTCAGCGGATATATCAACTGCTCAATCTGGAAGCCCCCCGCGAGCTGTTCAGCCCCATTTCCCTGGGAAAGGACATAGATGTCCTGATCAACCAGCCCATAGACCTGATCACCCCGAAGATAGACGGCAGGGTCA
It encodes:
- a CDS encoding glycoside hydrolase family 57 protein, which gives rise to MPKLNVAFLWHMHQPCYRIPDSRVFSLPWVRLHGLKDYYDMLSNALKFPEIKVSFNLVPGLLEQLQDYTEGRATDQHFMVSQKQPSDLSEDERCFILKDFFMAHWPHMVEPYPRYLALLEKRGRHFHPSALPKISQTFSDQELLDLMVWFNLCWIDPLHFMQRPELANLKAKGKNFTMEDKDRLLDQQMDILRSIVPAYKKAWDQKSIEIATSPFYHPILPLLCDTQTARECMPGAPLPQRFSYPGDAQAQIINGLDYMEKLFGRRPSGMWPSEGSVSEKTVELIRQAGVKWMASDEKIWEQSLGKAGRNREDPGEAGQFYRSHIWDKAENPRLFFRDQQLSDLIGFAYYGWDGQAAARDLVGRLERKADALGSQAAAHIVPVILDGENAWEAFPQDGQIFLDQLYQQLAQSPKLNCCTFSQYLEQGPEPGKMSRIFPGSWINHDFSIWIGQEEDNRAWNLLLAARQAIDRQKDSIAPAVMPEITKELQIAEGSDWCWWYGGNFSSENLEDFDSLFRSHLQRIYQLLNLEAPRELFSPISLGKDIDVLINQPIDLITPKIDGRVSDFYEWAGSGTYNIRQDGGTMHRGQSLLEVVHFGFDQENLYLRLDPHEKTDVNEIQALTINLEFQGQPARIIPVKPGAMENEAAVRSAYGKIIEIKMPFTVIGAKPGDTISFYIALVQNNLTVERHPIRSPITFKVPDGEFGANNWGA